Proteins from a single region of Felis catus isolate Fca126 chromosome B4, F.catus_Fca126_mat1.0, whole genome shotgun sequence:
- the RASD2 gene encoding GTP-binding protein Rhes, with the protein MMKTLSSGNCTLSVPAKNSYRMVVLGASRVGKSSIVSRFLNGRFDDQYTPTIEDFHRKVYNIRGDMYQLDILDTSGNHPFPAMRRLSILTGDVFILVFSLDNRESFDEVKRLQKQILEVKSCLKNKTKEAGELPMVICGNKNDHGELCRQVPATEAELLVSGDENCAYFEVSAKKNTNVDEMFYVLFSMAKLPHEMSPALHRKISVQYGDAFHPRPFCMRRVKDVDAYGMVSPFARRPSVNSDLKYIKAKVLREGQARERDKCTIQ; encoded by the exons ATGATGAAGACCCTGTCCAGCGGGAACTGCACGCTCAGCGTGCCCGCCAAGAACTCGTACCGCATGGTGGTGCTGGGCGCCTCGCGGGTGGGCAAAAGCTCCATCGTCTCCCGCTTCCTCAACGGCCGCTTCGACGACCAGTACACGCCCACCATCGAGGACTTCCACCGGAAGGTCTACAACATCCGGGGCGACATGTACCAGCTGGACATCCTGGACACCTCCGGCAACCACCCCTTCCCTGCCATGCGCAGGCTGTCGATCCTCACAG GGGATGTCTTCATCTTGGTGTTCAGCCTGGACAACCGGGAGTCCTTCGACGAGGTCAAGCGCCTCCAGAAGCAGATCCTGGAGGTCAAGTCCTGCCTGAAGAACAAAACCAAGGAGGCGGGGGAGCTGCCCATGGTCATCTGCGGCAACAAGAACGACCATGGCGAGCTGTGCCGCCAGGTGCCCGCCACCGAGGCCGAGCTGCTGGTGTCGGGGGACGAGAACTGCGCCTACTTCGAGGTGTCGGCCAAGAAGAACACCAACGTGGACGAGATGTTCTACGTGCTCTTCAGCATGGCCAAGCTGCCCCACGAGATGAGCCCCGCCCTGCACCGCAAGATCTCCGTGCAGTACGGCGACGCCTTCCACCCCCGGCCCTTCTGCATGCGCCGCGTCAAGGACGTGGACGCCTACGGCATGGTCTCGCCCTTTGCCCGCCGCCCCAGCGTCAACAGTGACCTCAAGTACATCAAGGCCAAGGTCCTTCGGGAGGGCCAGGCCCGTGAGAGGGACAAATGCACCATCCAGTGA